The following are from one region of the Primulina eburnea isolate SZY01 chromosome 17, ASM2296580v1, whole genome shotgun sequence genome:
- the LOC140818293 gene encoding uncharacterized protein, translated as MGWRKGREMICDHDMAHLVPQPPAALSHCLALIGCQAVSLACAYQAREERGRAEEARFRRELSQLKEENERLRSDNMKFQDDLSCLTKKCEEKTRDDEELRKELGSLYEKHHTEVKTGGMFLASKTGRSFVTGVEEKALAAFRASPAYADEVYSHAFGLRDEVVRDCRLQLRLTGLVPEEVIMKISPHVAELDDTAQVDPLPEFPPAGDVDCEVIGALHLLPADEAIEDG; from the exons ATGGGATGGAGAAAGGGGAGGGAGATGATATGTGATCATGACATGGCTCATTTGGTCCCTCAGCCTCCTGCTGCTCTATCCCACTGCCTGGCCTTGATAGGTTGCCAA GCTGTGTCTCTGGCCTGTGCTTACCAGGCTCGAGAGGAGAGAGGTCGAGCTGAGGAGGCTCGATTTCGCCGAGAGCTCTCCCAATTAAAGGAAGAAAATGAACGTCTTCGATCGGATAACATGAAGTTCCAAGACGATCTTTCTTGCTTGACAAAGAAATGTGAAGAAAAGACCAGAGATGATGAGGAATTGCGTAAAGAGCTTGGTTCCCTCTATGAAAAACACCATACCGAGGTGAAGACTGGAGGGATGTTCTTGGCTTCTAAGACGGGGCGGTCCTTTGTGACGGGTGTTGAGGAGAAGGCACTAGCAGCCTTTCGTGCTTCTCCTGCCTATGCTGATGAGGTTTACAGTCACGCTTTTGGTCTCCGTGATGAGGTGGTGCGAGACTGTCGTCTCCAACTCCGCTTGACAGGCTTGGTTCCTGAGgaggtgattatgaagatttcACCTCATGTGGCAGAGTTGGATGACACCGCTCAGGTTGACCCTCTGCCAGAGTTTCCTCCAGCGGGGGATGTTGACTGCGAGGTCATTGGTGCGCTGCACTTGCTCCCTGCTGACGAAGCTATCGAGGATGGATGA